A segment of the Anopheles cruzii chromosome 2, idAnoCruzAS_RS32_06, whole genome shotgun sequence genome:
TTGTCGGATGTTTAGCTTCCGTTTCAAGAGGATCTCCTGTTTCATGCACCGTGGCTGGAAGGTCATCATTGTGTTCCAACTTTACTTCCGGCACATCAAGACCGTCGTTGCTATCCAACTCGTGCGCTATGTTTGTCTCTTGTGCATTATATGTATGATCCAAACTAATGTTATCAACATCATTTGTTTTGTGATCCTCGTTTCGCAGTGAAATCAACACCAAATCATCAGTTTGTTGCACGTGTTCATTGGAATATACGACTTTTTCTGATTCCGATTTATCTAATGGCAATTCTGCAGCAAATTTGTTGAGAACTTCGTTGTTTTTAATACACTGGTAACGAAACAGATAGAAGTCTTCCACACGTCTTTTGCAAACGGTACACAAGACCGAAGAAATGCCTGTTAAAGGCATGATCTGAATAAAGGGCAAACAAAGTCATTTTATAATCGACACCAAACAGGTGCTCCGTCGAAAGAAGTCTTACCTGAACACTTGTACAATCAAAGATTTTTTGGATAAGATATTTGCCAACTTCGTCTGGCCTTAGCGGTTCCGAAGCCACATCAGGCGACAAGCACAACCGACACACGCTCGAGTTCCTGGAAAGTAATACTCTTTTGGTTCTAACCAATCCAAATTACTGACTCGCTGCAACTTACCCGGAGGACAATGCTTTTTTGAGGTACATGATAGTATCCATTTCCACGGACAGTTTTAACACTTCCTGATTTTACTTTGTACTGAAATAAAAGAATGCGTCTGTCTCACATTGATTAACtcagaaaaacgaaaaacgaacagTTAATAAAACTTCGTTGCTTTATGTTTTCTAGGATTGTGTGAATAATAAACAATCACAAGTTTGACATTACTCGTGAAACGTCATTATTATGTACGCGCGGGTTGCGCAAAGTAGGATCTCTTCCAAcaacaaaatttgaaaaacctAGAAAATGGTCGGTCGCCGTTGATAGAGTACTCGGTACCTCGGTCTGTGTTCGGTTCGCACGAGGCTCTGAACAACCAATTCAATTTGGTTAATGAGCGTTGTGACAGGGGATTGGCGCGGGTCAACAACCCCGCGGTCCTGCTCGCCTGACTTGCCAGTAAGGCCCCTGTCGGGGAAGAGAAACAGAATAtttcccgatgcgggaaaTATCCTTTCCTTTTACCcgatccttttttattttttataaatGAAAAACAACCCCGCTCATAGAAACAACATTGTTACGGAAGACAACAGAAGATTAACGTTGTCGCTGTTACAGGCCAAGACCGCACGGCGCTTGGAACCAGATAAAAAGAAGTAAGAATAAGTATAGTCTTGCAAAACCATCTGCTAGGAacatgaaatttatttattttttaaattgttctCGATACGGCGAAACTTTCTGGTGTCCCCCACCCTGGGCACAGGTCTCTGTCAGGACCGCATTAttgctgttggtccttgttgtgggTTTTACCATGCGTTTTCAGATTCGTTGATGTATGAAATGCTTTGCCGCacactttacacacataaggtCGTTCTCCGGTGTGATGGCGGATATGCCTTTGAAGAGCACCTGATTCATAGAACTTAGAGGGACATTTAGGGCACTGATATTTTTTGTCTTTCTCTAACTTGGGCTCGTGAGTTTTCTTATGTCTCCAAAGGCTGCTGTGTGAACTTAAGATTTTGTTGCATATGTTGCACTCTACAGGCTTGCTAGGCATTTCATGGCCAGCGTGGGTTTCAAGCTTTGTTGGTAAGAGTTGGTGGGTTTTCATGTGTGTGGATAGGCCTCTTGGTGTACTCAAAACTTTGTTACATATGGTGCACTCTACTTGATTGCTAGCGTGGTCTCGACTTATGAAACATTTTAGCTTTGTTGTTGAGGATTGATGAGTTTTCTGATGTAGCGCTAACCTTTTTACGGAGCTCAAAACTTTGTTGCATACGTTGCACTTTACGAGATTGCTGTGTGTTTTCACACTGGTGTGGGTTCGACGGATGTGAGATTTCAGTGATGTTTCATCTGTAAATTTAGCAGCACAAATTTCACACATGAAAggcttttcaccggtgtgCCTACGAATGTGAATCCTTAGGTTAGCAGGCTGAGCGAATCTAGCCGGACAGTAGGTACATTGATACTGTTCGTCTTTGTTGTGGGTTCTACAATGCGTTATCAAATGAGTCGATGTATAAAACGCTTTGTCGCaaactttacacacataaggcctttcaCCGGTATGATAGCGAATGTGTATTTTAAGGTAAGGTGAATCGTAAAACTTAGCGGGACAGTGTGGACATTGATATTGTCTGCCATTGGTATGAATTCTTCTATGTTTGAGCAAGATCGTAGAGTTACTGAAAGCTTTGTTGCAGGTTTTGCAAATATAAGGTTTTTCACCGGTATGCCGATTTCGCATGTGAATCTTTAGTTTCCCTGGGGTTAGCAACTTAGCGGGACACTGAGGACATTGGTGTTGTTgatccttgttatgaattcGGTTGTGGCTGTTTAAGGAGGATCTcgaaataaatctttttttGCAAAGTTGGCACTCGAAAGGCCTTTCACCAGTGTGATGACGAAGATGAATAACCAAACACCGCCGCGACACAAAACTTGCGGAACAGTGGGGGCATCGATGGTGTTCGTCCTTGTTATGGATTTTTGCATGTTTGAGCAATATAGCGCGGTTCTTGAACACTTTGTTGCAAATTTTACATACAAAAAGCGAATCATCAGTTCGAATTCGTTCAATCGGCTCTTGAAATAATTTCAAATCAGCTTGTGGTAGGACTTGAACTGTGCTGGAAGCAGCATCCTTTAGGCACTGATTTCTTCCCTCGTTGATATTCGTTTTAATATCCTCATGCGTTTCTGCATTTATTGGCTGTTTAGGTACCGTTTCAAGAGGATCCCCTTGCTCAAGCGCCCCGGATGGAAGGTCATCATTCTGTTCCAACTTTACTTCCGACAGTTCAAAACCATCGCCGCTATCGCACTCATTCGCTATGTTTGTCTCTTGTGCATTATATGTATGATCCAAACTAATGTTATCAACATCATTTGTTTCGGGATCCTGCTCTTGCAGTGAAATCGGCGACATATCATCAGTTTGTTGCACAAGCTCGTGGAAATAACCGACAATTTCTGGTTCTGATTTGACGATAATGCTGAATGACGATTTGCTGAATTGTGTAGCAAATTCATTAAGAGCTTCGTTATTTTTAATACACTGATAACGAAACAGATAAAAGTCTTCCACACGTGTTTTGCAGTCGGTACACAAGACTGAAGCAATGCCTGTTAATGGCATAATCTATAAGGAGAGCAAATAAATTCTTTTTATAATCGTTACGACACCAAAACGTTGATATCCTCAGTCGAAAGATGTGTTACCTGAACGCTTGTACAATCGAAGATTTTTTGAACAAGATATTGGCCCGATGCGTCCTGCTGTAGTGGCTCTGAAGCCACATCAGGCGATAAGCACAACCGACATACGCTAGAGTCCCTGGAAAGTAATACTATTTTAGTTCCAACTGATCCAAATTAGTTTTCCAATTTAGCTTACCCGCAGGACAATGCTTTTTTAAGGTGCATAATAGTTTCCATTTCCACTGACAGTTTTAACACTTCCTGATTTTACTTTGTACTGAAATAAAAGGATGCGTCTGCCTTACATTGATTAACtcagaaaaacgaaaaaagaacagttATCAATACTTcgttgtttaatgttttctggGATTGTGTGAATAATAAACAATCACAAGATTGACGTTTCTCGTACTCGTTGTGCGTTTtcgaaatgtcattttatgCATACGCGTGCTGCACAAACTAGGGTCTCTATCATCAACAGAATTTGAAAAACCTAGAAAATGGTGGATGCTTATTTCAGTTACCACGAGTTGCTGCGACGATAATGATATTGTTGTGTTGTTCGATGATGACTTAAATCAtggttttcttcgctttctttcGGGTGTCGAGCGTTCACCATAaagcgccgtttacacgttgcgatatgtcgcagcaatcccttgtatgaaaccaattgccacgatatatcgctacgtgtagacagcaaaaaaggaacaaattgcttgtatacgaccagattggcagatcaaaaaaattgaatgcgccgagcatcaatttcggtccaatctccatacatgtgtgcgtgtgctgacggtggatagacatgtgtgcgtgtgttgatggcggtttgacatgttgttttgaatgtttttaaagcaaaagtttaacgtgagaataatggcttcgctttaaaagccattccctcgaccaccgtgaccgattagtactcttggtacgttctattttttgctttgtaaccgaaacgcacaatccaaaggcagacaagcacagtgtttcttccatggctgtttgcatgacactgagatctgcgattgcaaatcgcaacggtacatcgtggcgtgtagacgctccaccttggctgcgatatatcactgcgattaatcgatacaaggcattgcagcgacatatcgcaacgtgtaaacggcccttaaggCAGATCCTTGAAAAAATGATTGAGTACAGTTAGAACCCTTACGACACCTTCATCTATTTCAATTGTATTTCCATAT
Coding sequences within it:
- the LOC128278455 gene encoding zinc finger protein 26-like — its product is MIRFFFVSRRCLVIHLRHHTGERPFECQLCKKRFISRSSLNSHNRIHNKDQQHQCPQCPAKLLTPGKLKIHMRNRHTGEKPYICKTCNKAFSNSTILLKHRRIHTNGRQYQCPHCPAKFYDSPYLKIHIRYHTGERPYVCKVCDKAFYTSTHLITHCRTHNKDEQYQCTYCPARFAQPANLRIHIRRHTGEKPFMCEICAAKFTDETSLKSHIRRTHTSVKTHSNLVKCNVCNKVLSSVKRLALHQKTHQSSTTKLKCFISRDHASNQVECTICNKVLSTPRGLSTHMKTHQLLPTKLETHAGHEMPSKPVECNICNKILSSHSSLWRHKKTHEPKLEKDKKYQCPKCPSKFYESGALQRHIRHHTGERPYVCKVCGKAFHTSTNLKTHGKTHNKDQQQ